In Papaver somniferum cultivar HN1 chromosome 1, ASM357369v1, whole genome shotgun sequence, a genomic segment contains:
- the LOC113297368 gene encoding patatin-like protein 2 → MEVNRSISLKLQPPTYGRLITILSIDGGGIRGIIPGTILAFLESQLQELDGPEARLADYFDVISGTSTGGLVTAMLTAPNEENRPLYAAKDITQFYHDHSPKIFPQKSGIFAPLINIFKLATGPKYNGKYLHKLIREKLGETRLHQTLTCVAIPTFDIKRLQPTIFSSFEVGTSSPVDARLSDVCISTSAAPTFLPAYYFKNTDANGNEQEFNLIDGGVAVNNPALVAITEVTKEIFKGNSDFFPIKPVDYGRFLVISVGTGTKKEEEKYTSEKAAKWNILSWLIKGSSTPLIDVFSQASADMVDYHISVVFQALHSEENYLRIQDDTLTGSLASIDAATKENMNNLVKTGDALLKKPVSRMNLQTGQAEPVENGGTNEEALKKFAKLLSDERRLREKNSPHTTPV, encoded by the exons ATGGAGGTCAATAGAAGTATATCATTAAAGTTACAACCACCAACTTATGGAAGATTAATCACCATTCTTAGTATCGATGGTGGAGGAATTAGAGGGATCATCCCTGGCACCATATTGGCATTCCTCGAATCACAACTTCAG GAGTTGGATGGTCCGGAAGCAAGACTGGCAGATTATTTTGATGTAATATCAGGGACAAGCACCGGCGGACTTGTGACAGCCATGCTAACTGCACCAAATGAAGAAAATCGTCCTCTTTACGCTGCCAAAGATATTACCCAATTCTACCATGATCATTCCCCTAAGATTTTCCCACAGAAGAG TGGGATATTTGCTCCATTGATAAATATATTTAAGTTGGCAACTGGTCCAAAATATAACGGGAAGTATCTTCACAAACTTATAAGGGAGAAACTTGGAGAGACTCGTCTGCACCAGACTTTAACTTGCGTTGCTATTCCAACTTTCGATATCAAGCGCCTCCAACCCACCATCTTCTCCTCTTTTGAG GTAGGGACCTCATCACCTGTGGATGCTCGGCTCTCAGATGTTTGCATATCTACCTCTGCTGCGCCAACTTTTCTTCCTGCTTATTATTTCAAAAACACGGATGCCAACGGAAATGAACAAGAATTCAATCTCATCGACGGTGGGGTAGCTGTGAATAATCCG GCTCTAGTTGCCATAACTGAAGTGACCAAGGAAATTTTCAAAGGAAACTCGGATTTCTTCCCAATTAAGCCTGTTGATTACGGACGGTTTCTCGTTATATCAGTTGGGACTGGCacaaaaaaggaagaagagaagTATACTTCTGAAAAGGCAGCCAAGTGGAATATTTTGAGTTGGTTAATCAAGGGCTCATCAACTCCATTGATTGACGTGTTTTCTCAAGCAAGTGCAGATATGGTTGATTACCACATCTCTGTCGTTTTTCAAGCGCTTCATTCCGAGGAAAATTACTTGCGAATTCAG GATGACACACTAACTGGCAGCTTAGCTTCAATCGATGCGGCCACCAAGGAAAATATGAATAATCTTGTGAAAACCGGTGATGCGCTGCTGAAGAAACCAGTTTCTAGGATGAACTTACAAACAGGTCAAGCTGAACCAGTTGAAAATGGTGGAACTAATGAGGAAGCCTTGAAAAA ATTTGCCAAACTACTCTCCGACGAAAGGCGACTCCGTGAAAAAAATTCACCTCATACAACACCggtgtga
- the LOC113349515 gene encoding uncharacterized protein LOC113349515 has product MVEENKIMPMVNFRGVHPTHILFADDVFLFFNGHKRKIQKVLKLLQDYQSSSGQVVNQMKSKIFVGGVSEARKQQIANEYQMNLANFPEKYLGVILQPGGVKSSTVWRVVEMLQNRLASWIGKMLYFKDRLTLIKSILCSIPIYNMSVYKWHVSVVKICERLIRNFLWTSDPYDRKCVTLKWDETCAPMEKGGLSIRRMEVINKSLLMKLVWKIQNSKAEWARFMRAKFYTINGEWISGYKKSSIWSGLKWVIDEVEELPIISRQEDTGIWYGTMSGEFTVSSAVELIRLHYNKVKWAKYVWNSVQHPTTASNIWNYDFMIFKYFELKNQPIKIQIIVEIRFHLPEINQALICYDGASRGNPGVAVYGFICRGDHGEIIYVEAKGLDIANNFIAEVMAIIGAAEWAVQNSKFNICINSDSNATIKAYISGKLPWICQVRWNRIKQLL; this is encoded by the exons ATGGTAGAGGAAAATAAGATTATGCCAATGGTAAACTTCAGAGGAGTTCATCCTACTCATATATTATTTGCAGATGATGTGTTCTTATTCTTTAATGGTCacaaaagaaaaattcaaaagGTGTTGAAATTACTACAAGATTATCAATCATCCTCTGGACAAGTAGTAAATCAGATGAAGAGTAAAATTTTTGTTGGTGGTGTAAGTGAAGCAAGGAAACAACAAATTGCTAATGAATATCAAATGAATCTAGCTAATTTTCCTGAAAAATACTTGggagtaattttgcaacctggaGGTGTGAAATCAAGTACTGTTTGGAGAGTGGTTGAAATGCTACAAAATAGATTGGCTAGTTGGATTGGTAAAATGTTGTATTTTAAAGATAGGCTTACTCTAATTAAGTCAATATTATGCAGCATACCAATATATAACATGTCAGTGTACAAGTGGCATGTAAGTGTGGTGAAGATTTGTGAAAGACTCATTAGGAATTTTTTATGGACTAGTGATCCATATGATAGAAAGTGTGTAACTCTCAAATGGGATGAAACATGTGCTCCAATGGAGAAAGGAGGTTTGAGCATAAGAAGGATGGAAGTGATTAACAAGTCTTTATTAATGAAGTTAGTATGGAAAATACAAAATTCAAAGGCTGAATGGGCAAGATTTATGAGAGCAAAGTTTTACACAATAAATGGTGAATGGATTTCAGGTTACAAGAAGTCTTCAATATGGTCTGGTTTGAAATGGGTTATTGATGAG GTAGAAGAATTGCCAATAATTTCAAGACAAGAGGACACAGGGATTTGGTATGGTACAATGTCAGGTGAGTTCACAGTTTCATCAGCTGTTGAATTAATAAGATTACATTACAATAAGGTAAAATGGGCtaaatatgtatggaattcagTTCAACATCCCACAACTGCTAGTAATATATGGAA ttatgattttatgattttcaaGTATTTTGAGTTGAAAAATCAACCAATAAAGATACAAATTATTGTGGAGATTAGATTTCATCTCCCTGAAATAAATCAAGCACTGATATGTTATGATGGTGCTTCAAGAGGGAATCCAGGTGTAGCAGTATATGGTTTTATATGCAGAGGAGATCATGGTGAAATTATATATGTTGAAGCTAAAGGTCTGGATATTGCAAATAACTTCATTGCTGAGGTAATGGCTATTATAGGAGCTGCAGAATGGGCAGTGCAGAACAGTAAGTTTAATATTTGTATAAACTCAGACTCTAATGCAACAATAAAAGCATACATCTCTGGAAAGCTACCATGGATCTGTCAGGTGAGATGGAACAGAATAAAACAATTATTATAG